One Oceanispirochaeta sp. M1 genomic window, GATCAATAAGATCTGAGCATTTTAAGGCTGTTTTGATTGTCCAGTTGCACATATTTGTCCGGCTGATATCGACACCCAGCCTCTTAAAGATCCTCTCGTGTCTATAGAAAGGGAGAGAATCACAATATTTCCCTGTGATGATAAATGCCAGCAGACTGGCAGAGGC contains:
- a CDS encoding transposase, which encodes MPGSIASASLLAFIITGKYCDSLPFYRHERIFKRLGVDISRTNMCNWTIKTALKCSDLID